From one Octopus bimaculoides isolate UCB-OBI-ISO-001 chromosome 1, ASM119413v2, whole genome shotgun sequence genomic stretch:
- the LOC106880577 gene encoding uncharacterized protein LOC106880577, translating to MSSGITVSQEAIDKFLDIKSRKKTRYCMFHLSEDHTTIVPGACVSKPDKLDLGIDAVKKEWEEFCANLPEKDCYYIIYDLNYQKNGGARRDKILFVCWCPEKAQIRCKMMYSSTRSAIKKAFSGIQVEIQACDLDDLSFNEVQQKVDKA from the exons ATGTCTTCGGGAATTACAGTGTCCCAGGAAGCAATTGATAAATTTCTAGATATTAAATCTCGCAAAAAGACTCGGTATTGTATGTTCCATCTAAGTGAGGATCACACTACAATCGTACCAGGTGCGTGTGTTTCAAAACCGGATAAATTAGACCTCGGTATAGATGCTGTGAAGAAAGAATGGGAAGAGTTCTGTGCGAATTTACCGGAAAAGGATTGctactatattatatatgatcTGAATTACCAAAAAAATGGGGGAGCACGAAGAGATAAAATACTGTTTGTGTGTTG gTGTCCAGAGAAAGCCCAAATTCGCTGCAAAATGATGTATAGTTCAACTCGCAGTGCCATAAAAAAAGCTTTCAGTGGTATTCAAGTTGAAATCCAAGCATGTGACTTAGATGATCTAAGCTTCAATGAGGTACAACAAAAGGTGGATAAGgcctga